A window of Sphingobium herbicidovorans contains these coding sequences:
- the galE gene encoding UDP-glucose 4-epimerase GalE produces MSEKPTVLVTGGAGYIGSHAVLALRDAGYGVVVIDNLVTGFRWAIPDDVAFVQGDISDQPLVQKALRDHDVKAVMHFAGSVVVPESVENPLKYYHNNSAKTRDLIESVVRQGVPHFIFSSTAATYGIPEESPVKETTPQRPINPYGMSKLMTEYMLRDVSAAHAMNFCALRYFNVAGADPAGRTGQSTAGATHLIKVAVEAALGKREAVSVFGTDFDTPDGTGVRDYIHVTDLAAAHVLALEALMAKPEQNYLLNCGYGRGFSVLEVLDAVDRVTNLKIDRRMEGRRAGDPDALISDNRAIMAEFPWKPQYADLDQIVTHALAWERKLTEIRPE; encoded by the coding sequence ATGAGCGAAAAGCCCACGGTTCTGGTGACAGGCGGCGCCGGTTATATTGGCAGCCATGCGGTGCTAGCTTTGCGCGACGCGGGTTATGGCGTCGTGGTGATCGACAATCTGGTGACGGGTTTCCGCTGGGCGATCCCCGATGATGTGGCTTTTGTGCAGGGCGATATTTCCGACCAGCCGCTGGTGCAGAAGGCGCTGCGTGACCATGACGTGAAGGCGGTGATGCACTTCGCCGGATCGGTCGTGGTGCCGGAATCGGTCGAAAATCCGCTGAAATATTATCATAACAACAGCGCCAAGACGCGCGACCTGATCGAAAGCGTCGTTCGGCAAGGCGTGCCGCATTTCATCTTTTCCTCGACAGCGGCGACATACGGCATCCCGGAGGAAAGCCCGGTCAAGGAAACGACGCCGCAGCGGCCCATCAATCCCTATGGCATGTCGAAGCTGATGACCGAATATATGCTGCGCGACGTCAGCGCGGCGCATGCGATGAATTTCTGCGCGCTGCGTTATTTCAACGTGGCCGGGGCCGATCCGGCGGGACGGACGGGCCAATCGACGGCGGGCGCGACGCATTTGATCAAGGTTGCGGTAGAAGCGGCGCTGGGCAAGCGTGAGGCGGTTTCGGTGTTCGGGACCGACTTCGACACGCCCGATGGCACCGGGGTACGCGACTATATCCATGTCACCGATCTGGCGGCGGCGCATGTGCTGGCGCTGGAGGCGTTGATGGCGAAGCCCGAGCAGAATTATCTGCTCAACTGCGGCTATGGGCGCGGTTTTTCCGTGCTGGAGGTGCTGGATGCGGTGGATCGGGTGACGAACCTGAAGATCGACCGGCGGATGGAGGGGCGGCGCGCGGGCGATCCGGATGCGCTGATTTCCGACAATCGCGCGATCATGGCCGAATTTCCGTGGAAGCCGCAATATGCCGATCTCGACCAGATCGTGACACATGCCCTGGCGTGGGAGCGCAAGCTGACCGAGATTCGCCCCGAATGA
- the pgl gene encoding 6-phosphogluconolactonase has translation MPTEHLFIDGALAAADMARRITVVLGDAIAARGVATIALSGGRSPRPVLEALSDAALDWEKVVVTLVDERWVAPDHADSNERLVRETLLRGEAARARFVPMKNGAADAYAGQAACEAGFAALPWPLDIVLLGMGEDGHTASLFPQAKELAEGLSTSALTLTVTPPAAPHQRMSLSAHAILKSRHIFLQIGGAAKKAVYDRALAGGPVKELPIRVALCQHQVSVEVWISE, from the coding sequence ATGCCTACTGAACATCTTTTCATCGACGGCGCGCTGGCGGCGGCGGACATGGCGCGGCGGATCACCGTGGTTCTGGGCGACGCCATCGCCGCGCGAGGCGTGGCGACCATCGCCCTGTCCGGCGGGCGGTCGCCCCGGCCCGTGCTGGAGGCGCTGTCGGACGCGGCGCTGGATTGGGAGAAGGTGGTCGTCACGCTGGTCGATGAGCGCTGGGTGGCTCCGGATCATGCGGACAGCAATGAGCGGTTGGTGCGCGAGACGTTGCTGCGCGGCGAGGCTGCAAGGGCGCGGTTCGTGCCGATGAAGAATGGGGCTGCCGATGCTTATGCGGGGCAGGCGGCGTGTGAGGCGGGTTTTGCGGCGCTCCCATGGCCGCTCGACATCGTCTTGCTGGGCATGGGGGAAGATGGTCATACCGCGTCGCTATTTCCGCAGGCTAAGGAGTTGGCGGAAGGGCTTTCCACCAGCGCGCTGACGCTGACGGTGACGCCGCCCGCCGCGCCGCACCAGCGCATGTCGCTGAGCGCGCATGCGATATTGAAGAGCCGGCATATCTTCCTGCAAATCGGCGGGGCGGCGAAGAAGGCGGTGTATGATCGCGCGCTGGCTGGCGGGCCGGTCAAGGAGCTGCCGATCCGTGTGGCGCTGTGCCAGCATCAGGTGTCGGTGGAGGTGTGGATTTCCGAGTGA
- a CDS encoding YbaK/EbsC family protein — MSEESVRAFFSTHAPDVAIIDQGVSTATVNEAAEALGVVPARIAKTLSLRVGDEAALVVARGDARLHNGKAKAALGAKPRMLGLEEVEGLTGHPVGGVCPFGLASPLPVYCDISLRDFETVFPAAGSRTASVEMTPARLAELTGARWVDICTLVEEN, encoded by the coding sequence ATGAGCGAGGAGTCGGTTCGCGCCTTCTTTTCCACGCATGCGCCCGATGTCGCCATCATCGACCAGGGAGTGAGTACCGCCACGGTCAACGAAGCGGCGGAGGCCTTGGGCGTCGTTCCGGCGCGAATCGCCAAGACATTGTCGCTGCGGGTGGGGGACGAAGCGGCGCTGGTCGTCGCGCGAGGTGACGCGCGGCTTCATAATGGCAAGGCGAAGGCCGCGCTGGGGGCAAAGCCGCGCATGCTGGGACTGGAGGAGGTCGAGGGTCTGACCGGCCATCCGGTGGGCGGCGTATGCCCGTTCGGGCTTGCCTCCCCCCTGCCCGTCTATTGCGATATATCCTTGCGGGATTTCGAGACTGTTTTTCCGGCCGCCGGATCGCGGACGGCTTCGGTGGAGATGACGCCTGCGCGGCTGGCGGAACTGACCGGGGCGCGGTGGGTCGATATCTGCACCCTAGTTGAAGAGAATTGA